Proteins encoded by one window of Epinephelus moara isolate mb chromosome 18, YSFRI_EMoa_1.0, whole genome shotgun sequence:
- the rtbdn gene encoding retbindin, producing the protein MGVTSRPLLLVCAYLATALIGGTRSEGVCLQDGKHKATPGPEPHLRECGLYADNSCCTEEDIQDISHVPSAINKNEPWDKCGPLSSECEGFLKRVSCFYRCSPDAARWPHPHRRSYIQAVPLCHSFCRDWFDACRMDMTCARNWARDPRGQNCTGTCVQYQQMYQHGRDLCESLWGDAFMTVEDEPEDMGEAGEVGAEGDGGRPCGCLTLSPSDKDVIAALRAQQDDPEELDTTKTGLPQYRAPCQTKLPLQARSGRKGNSVLRKRSIIVDDVEGSGSGL; encoded by the exons aTGGGTGTCACCTCTCGCCCCCTGCTATTGGTGTGCGCATATTTGGCAACTGCGCTGATTGGTGGAACCCGCTCGGAGGGGGTGTGTCTCCAAGACGGCAAGCACAAGGCCACTCCCGGCCCGGAGCCACACCTGAGGGAGTGTGGGCTGTATGCCGACA ATAGCTGCTGCACAGAAGAAGACATCCAGGATATCTCCCATGTTCCCTCTGCCATCAATAAGAATGAACCCTGGGACAAGTGTGGGCCTCTGAGCTCAGA GTGTGAAGGCTTCCTGAAGCGTGTGTCATGTTTTTACCGCTGCTCCCCCGATGCCGCGCGCTGGCCTCACCCCCACCGCCGCTCATACATCCAGGCCGTGCCACTCTGCCACAGCTTCTGCCGTGATTG GTTTGACGCCTGCAGGATGGACATGACGTGTGCTCGTAACTGGGCCAGAGACCCCAGAGGACAGAACTGCACTGGAACCTGTGTTCAGTATCAGCAG aTGTACCAACATGGCAGGGATCTCTGTGAGAGCCTGTGGGGCGACGCCTTCATGACGGTGGAGGATGAGCCAGAGGACATGGGAGAGGCCGGAGAGGTTGGAGCTGAGGGTGACGGTGGTCGCCCCTGTGGCTGCCTGACCCTCAGTCCCTCAGACAAGGATGTGATTGCCGCCCTTAGGGCCCAGCAGGACGACCCGGAGGAGCTGGATACCACCAAGACCGGCCTGCCTCAGTACCGGGCCCCATGCCAGACCAAGCTGCCCCTGCAGGCCAGGAGCGGCAGGAAGGGGAACTCTGTGCTGCGTAAACGCTCCATCATAGTCGACGACGTGGAGGGGAGCGGGAGTGGCTTGTAG